A window of Miscanthus floridulus cultivar M001 chromosome 12, ASM1932011v1, whole genome shotgun sequence genomic DNA:
ttgctgagtgccaaaaaatggcattcagcaaaatacatctttgccgagtgcaaaaaaaaagacactcggcaaagacgcattttacCGAGTGCTGAAAaatcgcactcggcaaaatacatctttgccgagtgccgaaaaaaaaaCACTGGATAAAGTCATCTTTGTCGAGTATTTTTTTTACCaaatgtattttatttggcactcgacgaagaccggcactcggtaaagtccgGTTTCCCGTAGCAAAGGAAGTAGCTGCACGTCGAAAATTTGTTCGCCTCCTTCGATTCCGGTGAACATTCGCGAAATAGTCAGGCCGTAGTACAATCCCTCTATCATTAGTAAGGCCAcgtttagattgaaagttttttcaacTTGATAAATaataccactttcgtcttatttgacaaatattgtccaatcgtggaccaactaggctcaaaaaattcatctcgtgatttccaactaaactgtgtaattagttatttttttacctacatttaatactccatgcaagcggctaaaaattgatgtgatggaaagagagtgaaaaaacttggaattttgaagggaactaaacaaggcctaactgTTAATGATGTTATTATTAGTCTGCTAATTGATGCAACGGGCGGTGGCAGCGTCCACGTCAAATTTTCTTCCTCAGATTCTGACAACAGGACGGCACCATTCCTCTTGGTCGTTGCCACCGCCCATATTGCCCAGTAGCTCCGGCCGGCCCGCCGCCCTCTGTCTCCTGCAGCAATCTTGATGTCTCGGTTCCCCATTTTCCCGCGGCAATCTGAATTTGCCTAGGCCATTCTGTTCGGCCCCGGTCGCAGCCAAAATTCCCTCGGCCCTAGCTAGTGGCACTGGCACCCTACCTCGCCGGCTGATCACCGGGCCGTCAACCGCTACTGAAGCTCGGCGATGACTGTAAAAATAGTTTCCGCCATTTTCAGGAAACCCAGAAATAGGAACAACGTTCGTTGGAATTCTTAAATATAATTGCCTTATTAATTACACTCTAAACAATCTTGCTAACACATTCTTTTCGTTCAGAGAGGACATTTTTGGGTTAGTTCTGTTTGctcttaggccagtctcaatagGAGTTTCATGCGTATTAAATAAGCTGTTGTGGCATAGTTTAAATAAAGAGAGAGATAAAAATAGTTTCATGGGATAAAATGAGTTTTATGGGGATGAAACTTGTTTACACTGTTTCCGATATGAGTGAGTCTTGGAAACAGAGCCATGAAActcccattgagactggccttagtaCGCGTGTGTGTGTTGTCCTATCCCTGACAGGTTGACACTGTAGTTTTCGGATCAAACAATTGACAGTTAATTTAAGTCGTATCACACTGCAACTTGTAATGTCCGGCAACACTGCAACAGGAAGTGAGAAACACAAGGAAAGTGTAAGAGCACTGTTTGGAGGGAGGCCCTAGGGGTGCGGCGACTAGGGTTAGGGGCGGCGGCTATGGTGGAGGagaggtggcggctagggtttggggagagaggagaaggagatggcgcagggagagaggagagggagacgctagagagagagagagagagggagggagagaggagagggataGGGAAGCCTTTAGGCTGTTCTTTCTTGATTCCAGATGATTATAATGCCTCTGTATTTATAGTCTCGAGTAGACTTGCATCTTAAGTAATATAACGAGGAAGATCCTTATAGATTTGGACACCTCTGAAGCCTACCAAATCTAAACCGACTCctcgcgacggcggcgggcgcgctaCAGTACCACATGAACAGTTCGCGTTGGGTCCACTTTCGACCCAATAGGGTACCTTGGGCCTATCATTAGACATATGACATCTCTCCCCCTTCTCCATGTAGCGCGTCCTCACGCTGCATACTTGCTCGGTTGTTGATGTTGCTGTAGAAGGAAGGCTCCTCAAAGGTAATCGCCTGTATGCTGAAGATGAAGCACTTTAGCTTGATCGTCGTGTTGGTGGTGTTATTGCGAGTGTTGTTGATGATGGGCTCGCTGTGGAGATGGAGATTGCCGTTGTAGCCGACGACGAGGTGGTAGTATGGCTTGGTGGGCGATGTTGGCCCAAGCTCGGCTCGAGCTATGGTGATGATGGGTGGCAGTCTCTAGAGTTGTGGTGTGTGTTGATGTAGCTGATTTCCGTGGAGAGGAACATCGGGGTTGATGTAGCGTGGAAGCGTTTGGCGATGAAGTGCTGGTTCATCATTCGCCTAATGGCAAGGAGGAAGTCTAGCGAGTTCAGTCGTGGTGGTGATGGTGCTTGCAGGTAGAAGTACCTGCCGAAGTCGACGATAATCCCTTGGTCGAGTGACCAAGCCAGTGTTATAGTGTCGtctatggtggtgatggtggtatgTAGGCCAGGCTCCTCCTTGAGTGTTTGATGAATGTGGACGAGGATGGCGGTGTTGGGCTCAGCAGCGTCCCACGTGTTCACGTGTCGGGGTCTCATTTTCTTGCAGCCActgggtctcattttctttggtaaattttaggaaaagtttTGGTGTTTTGTCATCGTGGATCACatagcgctttgattacttggacccacaggctgatgaggctcagatcgataggttcgctaaAGTGTGGCTCTAGCGCCTCCTGGGTGCTTTCCTAATCCCagatgcctcgggcaacaccatcagctggatctttcttgatatactacgccagccgtgggataccatagcggcgtacagctggggcagcgtagtcctggcatggacgtatcaacagctatgtgttgcctgccgtcgcacctcagggtatgcgaaccttgggggttgctgctacctactctaggtttggtgttaggaacgatggcccattgggaggccccttgttactggtttatcggtaagtacttcggttcactatattcttcgagacagttacatatgatgaaattattaatggctaattcattatcgtgttcaatgcagcattggaacgggcaggatacactccctacaactctgtatatctggacgcaagcagagttagttagagggaatgcgaggcgcaagtatagggagtacacgaactatctcgacgtcctgacacaacaccaggttacgctctctttactatcatacatgtgtcttgttcgatgtacactatatcacaacctaactcaattataaaatgttcaggtgcattggtgtccttgggatgctccagatctctagtactatctcagtcctgtcactagggatgagttagaggagtatcgctgcaacgtccctcttattttcttccacgtggtcgagattcacttccCATCAAGGTTTACgggcagtttggaagaatgacaggctacccaccaccgctttactgcaccaaccaagaattgcatgggtgcgttatcgattaataacaaagctataattcagaggtgtgtatgaTACAACTAACAATCGTTTTATTGCAGGTATGAccataggaagaggtacaagaccaaggattggcgcgtgacacacaacgcatACATCCAGTTGTGGCAGAACAGGGACCAGTAGCTAGTCGATGCGGGTCCcccacatgaccagcacaccttcgacgagtacctgtggtggcttcattggtctacgaggacacatatcaagcccccatacactgaggaggcgattgatgaggacgacgaggaagatgtgattgaagatgtgtacgacgatgccactagggacgacacacaactacagaaagccccgcttcaaagatacgtggtaagatactcgaatggtacaatttgttatccatttggtattaagtatgtgtactaaaactgtccaaccgcattTATGTACCCAagtgacacaattgtcaaggctatccaacgaagcagcgtttcggcttcacgagtctagagggcagggctagacgttctcgaggcttttgtggaggtaaaataaacttgtttattccaaaaatgtttctttagtgtatatacatttgggaaatgcactaactttaacgtctatttatgtagaaggtgaagaagagctgtaggaagctagctcagaagctgagctgcatggacactccttgggtggaacccgattacctggggcggtcgggtggcacgtcttctggctctttaaggacaccagccggctcttcttagCCGGTGACAGGTACCGCTACCGTAGTGCGTACACcatcacatcatagcgctgggaaggaccctgcaaatgaggacgacgacgacgatgacccccCAGGCTTCCGCATACAGCACCACCAGTGGAACGATTggcagcaggacgagatcggcatgtctcagctaggtggtgccccgcttggtacccaaggagcctcacaggtagtaacaaaggtagtttctttaaatacgtaggctccatgaagtAACGATCATacagattataagtaatcgtgcatatcttATACTTGCAGGGTATGAGACGTACACACCGGCAACACGactgcaccgacattggctacactcccaatgtgttgcctacaaatccgaagagacagagacgttcgagggatccttacactcctgagacttagttggttatatcaagcttatgtcgaacaaatattgtcgtccgaaacttatgtcgaacaaatattatgtggcaacttgtcaacttgtgcatggactcaatttatttgcttcatattcatttcaatgcgtcgcggcagcactgctggcgagattaactagcaactagttTAGGAAacggcagtcccggcgtatctcgtCGCTGGTGGCCGACGTCTTGACCCTgatcctcccgagcttggtcatcgccgtcACGAAATCAccgaagaaggcaccctggttGGACGCGTAGTAGTCAACCGTGCTGCGCGACCTCATGTCGGAGTAGAGCACCTGGTCGGAGCCCAAAAGGCCCTTGCCGACCTGCAGGTTCCGGTAGAAGGCGTTGTCGAAGCCCACCGGCGAGTGGTCGAGGAAGGCGAAGGCGTTGGGGTCGGAGTTGCAGGTGTCGTTCAGCTGCGAAGCGAAGCCGGGGTCTATGGTCGCGTCGCT
This region includes:
- the LOC136496011 gene encoding peroxidase 45-like translates to MARQDLDADRRPASIVIEQELLLVRIGSDATIDPGFASQLNDTCNSDPNAFAFLDHSPVGFDNAFYRNLQVGKGLLGSDQVLYSDMRSRSTVDYYASNQGAFFGDFVTAMTKLGRIRVKTSATSDEIRRDCRFLN